A window of Corallococcus macrosporus DSM 14697 contains these coding sequences:
- the purD gene encoding phosphoribosylamine--glycine ligase — MDVKVLLLGSGGREHALAWKLSRSPRLTRLLCAPGNPGTAKLGTNVALRADAPEEVAAFAKRESVDLVVVGPEAPLVAGVADALADVGIACFGPVAAGARIEGSKAFAKDIMAEAGVPTAAFRTFTDVAAAEAYAVAQGRIVVKADGLAAGKGVIVAHDVEAARAAVRAVGAMGVAGQTMVLEELLEGEEVSAMALCDGERYAMLPLSQDHKRVGEGDTGPNTGGMGAYSPAPFLSAEQLAEVGERVVAPTLAVLRRRGIPFRGVLYAGLMLTRSGPKVLEFNARFGDPETQVLMMQLGEDLLPLLDACARGTLTPRTLVSAPGASVGVVLAARGYPDAPEKGRRIEGLDAVPPDATVFLAGVEARDGGLVTAGGRVLTVCARGEDLARARERAYAAAAAVRFEGMHFRRDIGARGMKGAP, encoded by the coding sequence GTGGATGTGAAGGTCCTGCTGCTCGGTTCCGGTGGCCGTGAGCACGCGCTCGCGTGGAAGCTGTCACGGAGTCCCCGGCTGACTCGGTTGCTGTGTGCGCCTGGCAACCCGGGCACGGCGAAGCTGGGCACCAACGTGGCCCTGCGCGCGGACGCGCCGGAGGAGGTCGCGGCGTTCGCGAAGCGCGAGTCGGTGGACCTGGTGGTGGTGGGGCCGGAGGCGCCGCTGGTGGCGGGCGTCGCGGACGCGCTGGCCGACGTGGGCATCGCCTGCTTCGGGCCCGTGGCGGCGGGCGCCCGCATCGAGGGTTCCAAGGCCTTCGCGAAGGACATCATGGCCGAGGCCGGCGTGCCCACCGCCGCCTTCCGCACCTTCACCGACGTGGCGGCGGCGGAGGCCTACGCGGTGGCGCAGGGCCGCATCGTCGTGAAGGCGGACGGCCTGGCGGCGGGCAAGGGCGTCATCGTCGCCCATGACGTGGAGGCCGCGCGCGCGGCGGTGCGCGCCGTGGGCGCCATGGGCGTGGCGGGCCAGACGATGGTCCTGGAGGAGCTGCTGGAGGGCGAGGAGGTGTCCGCCATGGCGCTGTGCGACGGCGAGCGCTACGCCATGCTGCCGCTGTCCCAGGACCACAAGCGCGTGGGCGAGGGCGACACGGGGCCCAACACCGGCGGCATGGGCGCGTACAGCCCCGCGCCCTTCCTGTCCGCCGAGCAGCTCGCGGAGGTGGGGGAGCGCGTGGTCGCCCCGACGCTGGCCGTGCTGCGCCGGCGCGGAATTCCCTTCCGGGGCGTGCTGTATGCGGGGCTGATGCTCACGCGGAGCGGCCCGAAGGTGCTGGAGTTCAACGCCCGCTTCGGCGACCCGGAGACGCAGGTGTTGATGATGCAGCTCGGCGAGGACCTGCTGCCGCTGCTGGACGCCTGCGCGCGGGGCACGCTCACGCCCCGGACGCTGGTGTCCGCGCCGGGGGCCTCGGTGGGCGTGGTGCTGGCGGCGCGCGGCTATCCGGACGCGCCGGAGAAGGGGCGGCGCATCGAAGGGCTGGACGCGGTGCCGCCGGACGCCACGGTGTTCCTGGCGGGCGTGGAGGCGCGCGACGGCGGGCTGGTGACGGCCGGCGGCCGGGTGCTGACGGTGTGCGCGCGGGGCGAGGACCTGGCGCGCGCGCGTGAGCGGGCGTACGCGGCGGCGGCGGCGGTGCGCTTCGAGGGCATGCACTTCCGCCGGGACATCGGCGCGCGAGGGATGAAGGGCGCCCCGTGA
- a CDS encoding sigma factor-like helix-turn-helix DNA-binding protein, translating to MSEVKQLQEEGGDQESDQAQERRRSKTMSRKEMARDLRRRRLTGQVDPEEADLLKQMDDTRPRTRADCINGPRPCNFVSCKHNLYLDVNPETGSIKLNFPDKEIWELEHTCALDVAEKGGITLEEVGEIMNLTRERIRQVETRGLMKLREATEAEPPVSARKP from the coding sequence ATGTCGGAAGTGAAGCAGCTACAGGAGGAGGGGGGGGACCAGGAATCGGACCAGGCGCAGGAGCGCCGCCGTTCCAAGACCATGTCGCGCAAGGAGATGGCGCGCGACCTGCGGAGGCGGCGCCTCACGGGTCAGGTGGACCCCGAAGAGGCCGACCTGCTCAAGCAGATGGATGACACGCGGCCGCGCACCCGCGCGGACTGCATCAACGGGCCCCGGCCGTGCAACTTCGTCTCCTGCAAGCACAACCTCTACCTGGACGTGAACCCGGAGACGGGGTCCATCAAGCTCAACTTCCCGGACAAGGAGATCTGGGAGCTGGAGCACACCTGCGCCCTGGACGTGGCGGAGAAGGGCGGCATCACGCTCGAGGAGGTGGGGGAGATCATGAACCTCACCCGTGAGCGCATCCGCCAGGTGGAGACGCGCGGGCTGATGAAGCTGCGCGAGGCCACCGAAGCCGAGCCCCCGGTCTCGGCGCGCAAGCCCTGA
- a CDS encoding LptF/LptG family permease produces the protein MNSLSRYLLRELLVPLGVWVAFMFLLLFVMQFLRGTDVLLGSSVTLVDLARLLAYLAPHFLMMALPIAFLLAILLGLGRLAEDRELTALQSLGVGPSRLVAAPLGIAVALSALMLVMTSTAQPWGLSGLKVLVSEVIRKNAVGDVKSGVFYEDLSDLTLYAEQVSADGKWTNVLLHDDREADAPLLVLARRGQVGTSTSGEVLRFALAAGEVHRSAGGEAEEYSVIRFDEAEISVGLGASMGKRSRFSFSREELTPAELMAAARDAEARGEDPRVFRMALHSRLGSALAPIAFALLGTPLAMGRRQSGRAWGYLLTLGGYVLYYLLSRVFEQMGQKGQMPVALAGQMANLVFIAVGLVALYRVSRSGTLK, from the coding sequence GTGAACAGCCTGTCGCGCTACCTGCTCCGGGAGCTGCTGGTCCCGCTCGGCGTGTGGGTGGCGTTCATGTTCCTGCTGCTCTTCGTCATGCAGTTCCTGCGGGGCACCGACGTGCTGCTGGGCTCGTCGGTGACGCTGGTGGACCTGGCGCGGCTGCTGGCCTACCTGGCGCCGCACTTCCTGATGATGGCGCTGCCCATCGCCTTCCTGCTGGCCATCCTCCTGGGGTTGGGCCGGCTGGCCGAGGACCGGGAGCTGACCGCGCTCCAGTCGCTGGGCGTGGGGCCCAGCCGCCTGGTGGCCGCGCCGCTGGGCATCGCGGTGGCGCTCAGCGCGCTGATGCTGGTGATGACGTCCACGGCGCAGCCCTGGGGTCTGTCGGGCCTGAAGGTGCTGGTGAGCGAGGTCATCCGGAAGAACGCCGTGGGCGACGTGAAGTCCGGCGTCTTCTACGAGGACCTCAGTGACTTGACGCTGTACGCGGAGCAGGTGTCCGCCGACGGGAAGTGGACCAACGTGCTCCTGCATGACGACCGGGAGGCGGACGCGCCGCTGCTGGTGCTGGCGCGGCGGGGCCAGGTGGGCACGTCCACCAGCGGCGAGGTGCTGCGCTTCGCGCTGGCGGCGGGCGAGGTGCACCGCTCCGCCGGGGGCGAGGCGGAGGAGTACAGCGTCATCCGGTTCGACGAGGCCGAAATCAGCGTGGGCCTGGGCGCGTCCATGGGCAAGCGCAGCCGCTTCTCCTTCTCCCGCGAGGAGCTGACGCCCGCCGAGTTGATGGCGGCGGCGCGCGACGCGGAGGCGCGGGGCGAGGACCCGCGCGTGTTCCGGATGGCGCTGCACAGCCGGCTGGGCAGCGCGCTGGCGCCCATCGCCTTCGCGCTGCTGGGCACGCCGCTGGCCATGGGCCGGCGCCAGTCGGGCCGGGCGTGGGGCTACCTGCTGACGCTGGGGGGCTACGTCCTCTACTACCTGCTGAGCCGCGTCTTCGAGCAGATGGGACAGAAGGGGCAGATGCCCGTGGCGCTGGCGGGGCAGATGGCCAACCTGGTGTTCATCGCGGTGGGCCTGGTGGCGCTGTACCGGGTGAGCCGCTCGGGGACGCTCAAGTGA
- a CDS encoding LptF/LptG family permease, with protein MRATLFSYVLRAYVRYALGMLAGLVLVFVVVDFVDRAKLYTGPGWVRDAAELYFYKAMMSVQQLGPAALLLAAGTTVSALRKQGEVTAIRALTFGPSALYLPILVASFVACAGLVVFDERVATYSGRRVDEITTQRFNKWGDWRFYYTPKQWFRRGDNIFFLRGGSAQEGFQDVSVFTVTESFDLRRRLDASGMFPVEGMRWRLTDVVERTFDGEGKTSVRRLPEAEYALGVAVTAFRIRPGRPEQMRASELREQIDARRDVGLATKQFELALHNRFAYPMAAFPAALLGVGLALRANRRGHLTAAIIEGLLTAVAMWGLMMVCRTLVLTERLSPGVAAWTPTVLLALVAGAVWLQREGLLHLPRRSLLVR; from the coding sequence GTGAGGGCCACGCTCTTCTCCTATGTGTTGCGCGCCTACGTGCGCTACGCCCTGGGCATGCTGGCGGGGCTGGTGCTGGTGTTCGTGGTGGTGGACTTCGTGGACCGCGCGAAGCTGTACACGGGCCCGGGCTGGGTGCGGGACGCGGCGGAGCTCTACTTCTACAAGGCGATGATGTCGGTGCAGCAGCTCGGGCCGGCGGCGCTGCTGCTGGCGGCGGGCACCACGGTGTCCGCGCTGCGCAAGCAGGGCGAGGTGACGGCCATCCGGGCGCTGACCTTCGGCCCGTCCGCGCTGTACCTGCCCATCCTGGTGGCGTCGTTCGTGGCCTGCGCGGGGCTGGTCGTCTTCGACGAGCGGGTGGCGACGTACTCCGGCCGGCGCGTGGACGAAATCACCACCCAGCGCTTCAACAAGTGGGGCGACTGGCGCTTCTACTACACGCCCAAGCAGTGGTTCCGGCGCGGGGACAACATCTTCTTCCTGCGGGGCGGCAGCGCGCAGGAGGGCTTCCAGGACGTGTCCGTCTTCACGGTGACGGAGTCGTTCGACCTGCGGCGGCGCCTGGATGCCTCCGGCATGTTCCCGGTGGAGGGCATGCGCTGGCGCCTGACGGACGTGGTGGAGCGCACCTTCGACGGCGAAGGCAAGACGTCCGTGCGGCGGCTCCCCGAAGCGGAGTACGCGTTGGGCGTGGCCGTCACCGCGTTCCGCATCCGCCCGGGGCGCCCGGAGCAGATGCGGGCCTCCGAGCTGCGGGAGCAGATTGACGCGCGCCGGGACGTGGGGCTGGCGACGAAGCAGTTCGAGCTGGCGCTCCACAACCGCTTCGCCTACCCGATGGCCGCGTTCCCTGCGGCGCTGCTGGGCGTGGGGCTGGCCCTGCGGGCCAACCGGCGCGGGCACCTCACCGCCGCCATCATCGAGGGCCTGCTGACCGCGGTGGCGATGTGGGGGCTGATGATGGTGTGCCGCACGCTGGTCCTCACGGAGCGGTTGTCCCCCGGGGTCGCCGCGTGGACGCCCACCGTGCTGCTGGCGCTCGTCGCCGGAGCGGTGTGGTTGCAGCGCGAGGGCCTGTTGCACCTGCCCCGGCGCTCGCTGCTGGTGAGGTAG
- the purH gene encoding bifunctional phosphoribosylaminoimidazolecarboxamide formyltransferase/IMP cyclohydrolase encodes MLALLSVSDKRGLVPFAQGLVRLGFRLLSTGGTLEALKGAGVPVTKVSEHTQSPEILGGRVKTLHPRIHGGILGRLELDADREEMKAHGIEPISLVAVNLYPFRQTVASGAAEPDVIEQIDIGGPAMVRASAKNFRHVSVVVDPDDYPAVLAELEERKTVGEDTRRRLMRKAFAHTAAYDASISAWLSAQAGEAFPGELSLAFQKSQELRYGENPHQRGAFYREHATPQEPTVAFARVLQGKELSYNNILDLDAALGLLLEFPEAPAAVIIKHNTPCGVAVDDALVKAYRTARAVDEVSAFGGIVALNREVDAATAQAMAETFLEAVIAPSYSPEALQVLAAKKNLRLLEAGPALASPQARPRAQLDARSVSGGLLLMDRDSVEPPLSWKVVSKRAPTPEEERAMRFAWKVCKHVKSNAIVFASGARLLAQGGGQTNRVDSVRIAMQRGGEALKGSAVASDAFFPFRDGLDEAARAGATCVVQPGGSVRDAELIAAADEHGMAMVLTGVRHFRH; translated from the coding sequence GTGCTGGCTCTCCTGAGCGTATCCGACAAGCGAGGTCTGGTTCCCTTCGCCCAGGGGCTCGTCCGCCTGGGCTTCCGGTTGTTGTCCACCGGGGGCACGCTGGAGGCGCTCAAGGGCGCGGGGGTGCCCGTCACCAAGGTGTCCGAGCACACGCAGAGCCCCGAGATCCTGGGTGGCCGCGTGAAGACGCTCCACCCCCGCATCCACGGCGGCATCCTGGGGCGGCTGGAGCTGGACGCGGACCGGGAGGAGATGAAGGCGCACGGCATCGAGCCCATCTCCCTGGTCGCGGTGAACCTGTACCCCTTCCGGCAGACGGTGGCCTCGGGCGCCGCGGAGCCGGACGTCATCGAGCAGATTGATATTGGCGGGCCCGCCATGGTCCGCGCCTCCGCGAAGAACTTCCGCCACGTCTCCGTGGTGGTGGACCCGGACGACTATCCGGCGGTGCTGGCGGAGCTGGAGGAGCGGAAGACGGTGGGCGAGGACACGCGGCGCCGGCTGATGCGCAAGGCCTTCGCGCACACGGCGGCCTACGACGCCTCCATCTCCGCGTGGCTGTCCGCGCAGGCGGGGGAGGCGTTCCCGGGCGAGCTGTCGCTGGCGTTCCAGAAGTCGCAGGAGCTGCGCTACGGGGAGAACCCGCACCAGCGCGGCGCCTTCTACCGCGAGCACGCCACGCCCCAGGAGCCGACGGTCGCCTTCGCCAGGGTGCTGCAGGGCAAGGAGCTTTCGTACAACAACATCCTGGACCTGGACGCGGCCCTGGGGCTGCTGCTGGAGTTCCCGGAGGCCCCCGCGGCGGTCATCATCAAGCACAACACCCCGTGCGGCGTGGCGGTGGATGACGCCCTGGTGAAGGCCTACCGCACGGCCCGCGCGGTGGACGAGGTCTCCGCCTTCGGCGGCATCGTCGCGCTCAACCGCGAGGTGGACGCGGCCACGGCCCAGGCCATGGCGGAGACCTTCCTGGAGGCGGTCATCGCCCCGTCGTATTCGCCGGAGGCGCTGCAGGTGCTGGCGGCGAAGAAGAACCTGCGCCTGCTGGAGGCGGGGCCCGCCCTGGCCAGCCCCCAGGCCCGGCCCCGGGCCCAGTTGGATGCCCGCAGCGTGTCCGGGGGCCTGCTGCTGATGGACCGGGACTCGGTGGAGCCGCCCCTGTCGTGGAAGGTGGTGTCCAAGCGGGCCCCCACGCCGGAGGAGGAGCGGGCCATGCGCTTCGCCTGGAAGGTGTGCAAGCACGTCAAGAGCAACGCCATCGTCTTCGCCTCGGGCGCCCGGTTGCTGGCGCAGGGCGGGGGGCAGACGAACCGGGTGGACTCGGTCCGCATCGCGATGCAGCGCGGCGGGGAGGCCCTGAAGGGGAGCGCGGTGGCCTCGGACGCCTTCTTCCCGTTCCGGGACGGGCTGGACGAAGCCGCCCGGGCGGGGGCCACCTGTGTCGTACAACCCGGCGGTTCGGTCCGTGACGCGGAGTTGATTGCCGCCGCGGATGAACATGGGATGGCCATGGTGCTGACGGGAGTGCGACACTTCCGGCACTGA
- a CDS encoding MerR family transcriptional regulator — translation MESMDLLAPEEIARIERENAGGLPASAILEIFRPRGVRLSEATFRKYVQAGLLPRSRRVGRKGKHQGSVGLYPVEAVRRINVIKKMMAEGHTLEDIKRSYVFHSNYIDQLERDLAGLLDGFQEELGDRAFGGAHRRSLEAQLATLRQRAQDLVRDVARLGSAVTARADETNRSQ, via the coding sequence ATGGAATCCATGGACCTGCTGGCTCCGGAGGAGATTGCTCGGATCGAGCGCGAGAACGCGGGCGGCCTGCCCGCGAGCGCCATCCTGGAAATCTTCCGGCCGCGGGGCGTGCGCCTCTCGGAGGCGACGTTCCGGAAGTACGTGCAGGCCGGCCTGCTACCCAGGAGTCGCCGGGTCGGCCGGAAGGGGAAGCACCAGGGGAGCGTCGGGCTCTACCCGGTGGAGGCGGTGCGCCGCATCAATGTCATCAAGAAGATGATGGCGGAGGGGCACACCCTGGAGGACATCAAGCGGTCCTATGTCTTCCACAGCAACTACATCGACCAGTTGGAGCGGGACCTCGCGGGCCTCCTGGATGGGTTCCAGGAGGAGCTGGGGGACCGCGCCTTTGGGGGGGCGCACCGGCGTTCGCTTGAGGCACAGCTAGCAACCTTGCGGCAAAGAGCGCAGGATCTGGTCCGGGATGTCGCCCGGCTGGGCAGCGCCGTGACTGCACGCGCAGACGAAACCAACCGTTCGCAATAG
- a CDS encoding zinc-ribbon domain-containing protein encodes MRIVCQKCAAAYAIDDKLITAKGVRAQCPRCRHLQLVRRDPSAAPAPAPQPPVTLTPVSGAGAAPAPNPADDLFGDFGAPPPAAAPAPTPARSEGAAGSDLFGDFGAMPASAPASSPPVDPFADLGAPAAARGPAAAEDPLLDFLGPPPSAPQGLEARAERPAKPAAPKPPATAGCRACQKPLTDSFDQALGICDDCRQPGAAQVPPAAASRPSAPAASADSLPPMADLGAGPSSGGGAQDPQPEPRGGARVPISTDIIPDMGPEPRSGARGSAPQLGAEPRSGPRAAPVRTSAAQHGGRARGGRGGLVAGLVGLVVVGGGVGGYFLYQQQQTARRDEGPPPAPAIPDAVQAVLPRWKLKYLEISGTSAERLAQGQQQLARDERFGYAEAEESFQQALLLDPTSDAAIAGYVQALALGRGARMDDATFQEARALLLAAESRSGRTAPLLLAHANLLLARSGQPEQARPLAEELLARAELPDAQKAEAHLVLGRTWLSSSRELARSHFDSAQKLAPDIKRLHYYRALAHASGGEYSAALDTLRERLEANPKDWESLALTARLYQEVGEPGEARKLYEARVKAEPGELRALLPLAMLRYQSEGSAAGAVRELRALLRNRARYDAPEVAEVLVHLAAAERTAGSQDAAAKSAEEALRLVKDLPEAHLQLFLVALGRRDAEKARAHLPGFRGQLEDGALEKVLEGRLLLLEKQPLVALEAFQAAVKLDARRLDAQLLAGVAAASAKRRDDAFRALHQALQSDPLRLEPRPVMSAYWVRPRETVDGVEGVILALAEGPEDPSPLLYEGLLRFHQHQLDAAERHFRGVLEVDANNAGALAYRSLIALQRGAVADARRLGERSAAAGRQMPVSHLALGLARAESRQVEPAKRALRDALALAPTLLSAQARLANLESPQGKAAAKDTLVKVVGLDPAYLPAKRMLYLLER; translated from the coding sequence ATGCGCATCGTCTGTCAGAAATGCGCGGCCGCCTACGCGATTGATGACAAGCTCATCACCGCCAAGGGTGTCCGCGCGCAGTGTCCCCGCTGCCGCCACCTGCAGTTGGTCCGGCGTGATCCCTCGGCCGCGCCCGCACCGGCGCCCCAGCCCCCCGTCACCCTGACGCCCGTCTCCGGCGCGGGGGCAGCGCCCGCGCCCAACCCCGCCGACGACCTCTTCGGAGACTTCGGCGCGCCGCCTCCCGCCGCCGCGCCGGCACCCACGCCGGCCCGGAGCGAAGGGGCGGCGGGCTCGGACCTCTTCGGCGACTTCGGGGCGATGCCCGCGTCCGCGCCGGCGTCCTCTCCGCCCGTGGACCCGTTCGCGGACCTGGGGGCCCCGGCCGCGGCGCGTGGGCCGGCGGCGGCGGAGGACCCGCTGCTGGACTTCCTGGGGCCGCCGCCTTCCGCGCCGCAAGGCCTGGAGGCGCGGGCCGAGCGTCCGGCGAAGCCCGCCGCGCCGAAGCCCCCCGCGACCGCGGGCTGCCGCGCCTGTCAGAAGCCCCTGACGGACTCCTTCGACCAGGCGCTCGGCATCTGTGACGACTGCCGCCAGCCTGGCGCCGCCCAGGTGCCGCCCGCCGCCGCGAGCCGTCCGTCCGCCCCGGCGGCGAGCGCCGACTCCCTGCCGCCCATGGCGGACCTCGGCGCGGGCCCCTCTTCGGGGGGCGGCGCGCAGGACCCGCAGCCGGAGCCGCGCGGTGGCGCGCGCGTGCCCATCAGCACCGACATCATCCCGGACATGGGGCCGGAGCCGCGCAGCGGCGCCCGTGGCTCCGCGCCGCAGCTCGGGGCCGAGCCTCGCAGCGGCCCGCGCGCGGCGCCGGTGCGCACCAGCGCCGCGCAGCACGGTGGCCGCGCACGCGGTGGCAGGGGCGGACTGGTGGCGGGCCTGGTGGGGCTCGTCGTCGTGGGCGGCGGGGTGGGGGGCTACTTCCTGTACCAGCAGCAGCAGACGGCCCGCCGCGACGAAGGCCCTCCGCCCGCGCCGGCCATCCCGGACGCGGTGCAGGCGGTGCTGCCGCGCTGGAAGCTGAAGTACCTGGAGATTTCGGGGACCAGCGCGGAGCGGCTGGCGCAGGGGCAGCAGCAGCTCGCCCGGGACGAGCGTTTCGGTTACGCGGAGGCGGAGGAGTCCTTCCAGCAGGCGCTGCTCCTGGACCCGACGAGTGACGCCGCCATCGCCGGCTACGTGCAGGCGCTGGCCCTGGGACGCGGCGCGCGCATGGACGACGCCACGTTCCAGGAGGCCCGCGCGCTGCTGCTGGCGGCGGAGTCGCGCTCCGGCCGGACGGCGCCGCTCCTGCTGGCGCACGCGAACCTGCTGCTGGCCCGCTCCGGGCAGCCCGAGCAGGCGCGTCCGCTCGCGGAGGAGCTGCTCGCCCGCGCGGAGCTTCCGGACGCGCAGAAGGCGGAGGCCCACCTGGTGCTGGGCCGCACGTGGCTGTCGTCCTCGCGCGAGCTGGCGCGCAGCCACTTCGACTCCGCGCAGAAGCTGGCGCCGGACATCAAGCGGCTGCACTACTATCGCGCGCTGGCGCATGCGTCGGGCGGTGAGTACTCCGCCGCGCTGGACACGCTGCGCGAGCGCCTGGAGGCGAACCCGAAGGACTGGGAGAGCCTGGCGCTCACCGCCCGCCTCTACCAGGAGGTGGGCGAGCCCGGGGAGGCGCGCAAGCTGTACGAGGCCCGCGTGAAGGCGGAGCCCGGCGAGCTGCGCGCGCTGCTGCCGCTGGCGATGCTGCGCTATCAGTCGGAGGGCAGCGCCGCGGGCGCGGTGCGCGAGCTGCGCGCGCTGCTGAGGAACCGCGCGCGCTACGACGCGCCCGAGGTGGCCGAGGTGCTGGTGCACCTGGCGGCGGCGGAGCGCACCGCGGGCAGCCAGGACGCGGCGGCGAAGTCGGCCGAGGAGGCCCTGCGGTTGGTGAAGGACCTGCCGGAGGCGCACCTCCAGTTGTTCCTGGTGGCCCTGGGCCGCCGCGACGCGGAGAAGGCGCGGGCGCACCTGCCGGGCTTCCGCGGGCAGCTCGAGGACGGCGCGCTGGAGAAGGTGCTCGAAGGCCGGCTGCTGCTGCTGGAGAAGCAGCCGCTGGTGGCGCTGGAGGCGTTCCAGGCGGCGGTGAAGCTGGACGCGCGGCGGCTGGACGCGCAGCTCCTGGCGGGGGTCGCCGCGGCGAGCGCGAAGCGGCGGGACGATGCCTTCCGGGCGCTGCACCAGGCGTTGCAGTCGGACCCGCTCCGGTTGGAGCCGCGCCCGGTGATGTCCGCCTATTGGGTGCGTCCGCGCGAGACGGTGGACGGCGTGGAGGGCGTCATCCTCGCGCTCGCCGAGGGGCCGGAGGACCCGTCCCCGCTGCTGTACGAGGGCCTGCTGCGCTTCCACCAGCACCAGCTCGACGCGGCCGAGCGTCACTTCCGCGGCGTGCTGGAGGTGGACGCGAACAACGCGGGGGCCCTGGCCTACCGCTCCCTCATCGCCCTGCAGCGCGGGGCCGTGGCGGACGCCCGGCGCCTGGGCGAGCGCTCCGCGGCGGCGGGGCGGCAGATGCCGGTGTCCCACCTGGCGCTGGGGCTGGCGCGGGCGGAGTCCCGGCAGGTGGAGCCGGCCAAGCGCGCGCTGCGGGACGCGCTGGCGCTGGCGCCGACGCTGCTGTCGGCGCAGGCCCGGCTGGCGAACCTGGAGTCGCCCCAGGGCAAGGCCGCGGCGAAGGACACCCTGGTGAAGGTGGTGGGGTTGGATCCGGCCTACCTTCCCGCGAAGCGGATGCTCTACCTGTTGGAACGGTGA